The following are encoded together in the Rhizobium tumorigenes genome:
- a CDS encoding chemotaxis protein CheW — protein sequence MSQPLKAAAQGMRELIAFRIGDQEFCINVMSVREIRGWTPATGIPYAPPYVLGVINLRGVVLPIMDLSARLGMRPSEPSVRHVIIVTQVRRHTVGLLVEAVSDILTINEDIIQPTPEMASDLQKQFARGILSIDRRMICLIELETLFPDIESQAA from the coding sequence ATGTCCCAACCGCTCAAGGCTGCAGCACAAGGTATGCGCGAACTGATCGCCTTCCGCATCGGCGACCAGGAATTCTGCATCAATGTCATGTCGGTGCGAGAAATCCGTGGATGGACGCCGGCAACGGGGATCCCCTACGCTCCGCCCTATGTCCTCGGTGTCATCAATCTGCGCGGCGTCGTGCTACCGATCATGGACCTGTCCGCACGCCTCGGCATGCGGCCATCCGAACCGAGCGTGCGCCACGTCATCATCGTGACGCAGGTGAGAAGGCACACGGTCGGCCTGTTGGTCGAGGCCGTCTCGGACATTCTGACGATCAACGAAGATATTATCCAGCCGACGCCTGAAATGGCGTCCGACCTGCAGAAGCAGTTCGCCCGCGGGATCTTGTCGATAGATCGCCGAATGATTTGCCTGATCGAACTCGAAACCCTGTTCCCCGACATCGAAAGCCAAGCAGCATGA
- the cheR gene encoding protein-glutamate O-methyltransferase CheR encodes MSVMGFAESRQSPDEVLASGEYPLTRRDLMEVAAMIYADAGISLNETKASLVYSRLSKHIRNLGISGFREYCALVSSPAGAAARKDMLSHLTTNFTRFFRENHHFEHLRTDVLPGLLARAKAGGRVRIWSAASSDGQEPYSIALTVLSLMPNAADYDFRILATDIDPKILAIARAGAYDEAALETVSPAMRKQWFQEVEIQGRRKFQVDDRVKRLITYNELNLMAQWPFKGNFDVIFCRNVVIYFDEPTQVKIWQRFAGLLPDKGHLYIGHSERVSGPAKDVFDNIGITTYRYIGKNAGNKS; translated from the coding sequence ATGAGTGTTATGGGATTTGCAGAAAGCCGGCAGTCGCCCGATGAAGTCCTTGCCAGCGGTGAATATCCGCTGACACGCCGGGACCTGATGGAAGTCGCCGCGATGATCTATGCCGATGCCGGTATCTCGCTCAACGAGACCAAGGCATCGCTTGTCTACTCACGGCTGTCGAAGCATATCCGCAATCTCGGTATCTCCGGCTTTCGCGAATATTGCGCGCTTGTCTCGTCGCCAGCCGGCGCTGCTGCCCGCAAGGACATGCTGTCTCACCTGACGACCAACTTTACCCGCTTCTTTCGCGAAAACCATCACTTCGAACATCTGCGGACAGACGTCCTGCCGGGGCTTCTGGCCCGCGCCAAGGCCGGTGGCCGGGTGCGGATCTGGTCGGCAGCCAGTTCGGACGGTCAGGAGCCCTATTCCATCGCGCTCACCGTCTTGTCGTTGATGCCGAATGCAGCGGATTATGACTTCCGGATCCTGGCGACAGACATCGACCCGAAGATCTTGGCGATCGCACGCGCCGGCGCCTATGACGAAGCGGCACTCGAGACGGTCTCGCCTGCGATGCGCAAGCAATGGTTCCAGGAAGTCGAGATCCAGGGCCGGAGGAAGTTCCAGGTCGATGATCGCGTCAAGCGGCTGATTACCTACAACGAATTGAACCTGATGGCACAATGGCCTTTCAAGGGCAATTTCGACGTGATCTTCTGCCGCAACGTCGTCATCTACTTCGACGAGCCGACCCAGGTCAAAATCTGGCAGCGCTTTGCCGGCCTGCTGCCGGACAAGGGCCATCTCTATATCGGCCACTCCGAGCGCGTGTCCGGCCCGGCCAAGGACGTCTTCGACAATATCGGCATCACTACCTACCGCTATATCGGCAAGAATGCGGGGAACAAGTCATGA
- the cheB gene encoding protein-glutamate O-methylesterase CheB produces the protein MSAPARVLVVDDSATMRGLITAILSSDPGVNVVGQASDAMEARAAIKELNPDVITLDIEMPNMNGLEFLEKIMKLRPMPVIMVSTMTHRGAEASLTALEIGAFDCVGKPVAGERNPFGDLVEKVKAAARSQRQFASQAARQAPVTPTAVADFRVGRKIVAIGSSTGGVEALIAVLQKFPANCPPTVITQHMPQTFTKSFAERLNRLCAPVVQEATDGARLEIGKIYLAPGGERHLQVASASAPHCRLIDRDPVNGHRPSVDVLFDSVAELAGRNAVGVILTGMGRDGAAGLLKMRHAGARTIGQNEKTCVVYGMPRVAHELGAVEQQLALSAIGDEILKMTAARKESE, from the coding sequence ATGAGCGCACCTGCCCGCGTTCTGGTCGTCGACGACTCCGCCACCATGCGGGGTCTGATAACTGCCATCCTTAGTTCCGATCCCGGGGTCAACGTCGTTGGCCAGGCGAGCGATGCCATGGAGGCCCGTGCCGCCATCAAGGAACTCAATCCCGACGTCATCACGCTCGACATCGAGATGCCGAACATGAACGGCCTGGAGTTCCTAGAGAAGATCATGAAGCTTAGGCCGATGCCGGTGATCATGGTATCGACCATGACACACCGGGGCGCAGAGGCGAGCCTGACGGCACTGGAGATCGGCGCTTTCGATTGCGTCGGCAAGCCGGTCGCCGGCGAGCGCAACCCCTTCGGCGACCTCGTCGAAAAAGTGAAGGCTGCGGCCCGCTCGCAGCGCCAGTTTGCCAGCCAGGCGGCCCGACAGGCTCCGGTGACACCAACGGCCGTCGCTGACTTTCGGGTCGGCCGAAAGATCGTCGCCATCGGCTCGTCGACAGGTGGCGTAGAGGCGCTGATCGCTGTGCTGCAGAAATTCCCGGCCAACTGTCCGCCGACCGTCATCACCCAGCACATGCCGCAAACCTTTACCAAGAGCTTTGCCGAGCGGCTGAACCGTCTCTGCGCACCGGTGGTGCAGGAAGCGACCGACGGTGCCCGCCTGGAGATCGGCAAGATCTATCTCGCTCCCGGTGGCGAGCGTCATCTGCAGGTCGCCAGTGCCTCGGCGCCGCATTGCCGCCTGATCGACCGCGACCCGGTAAACGGTCATCGCCCCTCCGTAGACGTCCTGTTCGATTCGGTTGCAGAATTGGCCGGGCGCAACGCCGTGGGTGTGATCCTGACCGGGATGGGTCGTGACGGGGCCGCAGGTTTACTAAAAATGCGCCATGCTGGTGCAAGAACCATCGGACAGAACGAAAAAACCTGCGTTGTTTACGGAATGCCAAGAGTTGCACACGAACTTGGCGCGGTTGAGCAGCAGCTTGCACTGTCTGCCATCGGTGACGAAATATTGAAAATGACAGCCGCCCGAAAGGAGAGCGAATAA
- a CDS encoding response regulator, with product MSLAEKIKVLIVDDQVTSRLLLSDALTQLGFKQITSAGDGEQGMKIMAQQPHHLVISDFNMPKMDGLGLLQAVRTNPATKKAAFIILTAQGDRALVQKAAALGANNVLAKPFTIEKMKAAIEAVFGALK from the coding sequence ATGTCTCTTGCGGAGAAAATCAAAGTCCTGATCGTTGATGATCAGGTCACCAGCCGCCTACTCTTGAGTGATGCCTTGACCCAACTCGGCTTCAAGCAAATCACGTCGGCTGGCGACGGCGAACAGGGGATGAAGATCATGGCGCAGCAGCCCCATCATCTCGTCATCTCTGACTTCAACATGCCGAAGATGGACGGTCTGGGACTTCTACAGGCGGTCCGGACCAATCCGGCCACCAAGAAAGCCGCGTTCATCATCCTGACCGCGCAGGGCGACCGTGCCCTGGTGCAGAAGGCGGCCGCCCTGGGTGCAAACAACGTTCTCGCCAAGCCCTTTACCATCGAAAAGATGAAGGCGGCTATCGAGGCTGTGTTTGGAGCCCTCAAATGA
- the cheD gene encoding chemoreceptor glutamine deamidase CheD has product MITEGAVRRVHIIQGEYKVLSDPDAVLSTILGSCVAACLRDPVAGVGGMNHFLLPGNAGSPMTGGDATRYGVHLMELLINGLLKQGARRDRLEAKIFGGAKTIATFSNVGEQNAAFAVQFLRDEGIRVVGSSTGGDHGRKVEFWPVSGRARQYPLTGAETKKTVDLERRPVVAARPVENTVEFF; this is encoded by the coding sequence ATGATCACCGAGGGTGCAGTCCGGCGCGTGCACATCATACAAGGCGAGTACAAGGTTCTCAGCGACCCGGATGCGGTGCTGTCGACCATTCTCGGCTCGTGCGTGGCTGCATGTTTGCGTGATCCTGTCGCCGGTGTCGGCGGCATGAACCACTTTCTGTTGCCGGGCAATGCCGGCTCGCCGATGACCGGCGGAGATGCGACGCGCTATGGCGTCCATCTCATGGAATTGCTGATCAACGGGCTCCTGAAGCAGGGAGCCCGCCGCGATCGGCTGGAAGCCAAGATATTTGGCGGTGCGAAGACGATTGCGACCTTCTCGAATGTCGGCGAGCAGAATGCCGCATTCGCCGTGCAGTTCCTGCGTGACGAAGGCATTCGTGTCGTCGGTTCCAGCACGGGAGGCGACCACGGACGCAAGGTTGAATTCTGGCCGGTATCGGGTCGGGCGCGGCAATATCCGCTGACCGGTGCCGAAACCAAGAAAACGGTCGATCTTGAGCGCCGTCCGGTCGTTGCAGCCAGGCCTGTCGAAAACACGGTCGAATTCTTTTGA
- the cheT gene encoding chemotaxis protein CheT, with product MNAISSTEASTVEEALPAILMRIVSELHDVAYLIERIEPQLLELKGIDAQSPDSMKVMQGIDLAVQKTRGIAEFIDTFTAEIPEAWIVDVATALSLVKLSEMQKALGGGVRHGHSQPLSKAAGDFDFF from the coding sequence ATGAACGCTATCTCGTCTACGGAGGCTTCGACTGTCGAGGAGGCGCTGCCCGCCATCCTCATGCGGATAGTTTCTGAGTTGCATGACGTCGCCTACCTGATCGAGCGCATCGAGCCGCAACTGCTGGAACTGAAAGGCATCGACGCGCAGTCGCCGGATTCCATGAAGGTCATGCAGGGCATCGATCTGGCCGTCCAGAAAACCCGCGGCATCGCCGAGTTCATCGATACCTTCACGGCTGAGATTCCGGAAGCGTGGATCGTCGACGTCGCGACCGCACTCAGCCTGGTAAAGCTCTCCGAAATGCAGAAGGCCCTCGGCGGCGGCGTCCGTCATGGCCATTCGCAGCCACTGAGCAAGGCTGCCGGCGACTTCGACTTCTTCTAG
- the fliF gene encoding flagellar basal-body MS-ring/collar protein FliF, which produces MNLLNQLLQILKNVQNLGRNRLMALGGVAVLSIAVVLGAALYVNKPAQETLYVGLDKPDLNQISIALAEANIAFQVGTDGTSVTVPAGTTGKARLLLAEKGLPNSTNAGYELFDNVGSLGLTSFMQEVTRVRALEGEIGRTITSINGISAARVHIVMPDVGNFRKAGQKPTASVMIRAGSEAGRKSAQSIRHLVASAVPGLEVDDVTILDSTGQLLASGDDPGNNALNRNLGIVQNVQSEVEKNIDKALAPFLGMDNFRSSVTAQLNTDTQQIQSTVYDPESKVERSVRTTKEAQKSQQQQSDTAATVEQNIPQAAPAAGGASPQNSDQTDKKDEQTNYEINSTTTATVRNSYKLEKLSVAVVVNKGRIAKMVGEPADQAKIDAYIADMQKIVSTAAGLDPKRGDIITVNAMDFLDTQLLDDTASSPGIMDMLSRNMAGIINSLAFVVVAFLIIMMGFRPLIRSVTGGRLAGGETDSALPDAAGLELPDFAPGGAGAGGALMDGFGSDFGFDSTDDLLTMGDDDGNFNRRVKEGPERRLSRMVEMSEERAAKILRKWAVDVAA; this is translated from the coding sequence ATGAATCTGTTAAATCAACTACTTCAGATATTGAAGAATGTTCAGAATCTAGGCCGAAACCGCCTTATGGCGTTGGGCGGCGTCGCAGTGCTTTCCATTGCCGTGGTTCTGGGCGCAGCCCTTTACGTCAATAAGCCCGCCCAGGAGACGCTTTATGTCGGTCTGGACAAGCCGGACCTGAACCAGATCAGCATCGCGCTTGCAGAAGCCAACATTGCATTCCAGGTCGGCACCGACGGTACCAGCGTCACCGTTCCTGCAGGCACCACAGGCAAAGCACGTCTGCTGCTCGCCGAAAAAGGCCTCCCCAACAGCACCAATGCCGGCTACGAACTGTTCGACAATGTCGGCTCGCTCGGCCTGACCTCCTTCATGCAGGAAGTCACCCGCGTCCGCGCTCTCGAAGGTGAGATCGGTCGCACCATCACCTCGATCAACGGCATCAGCGCCGCGCGCGTTCACATCGTCATGCCCGATGTCGGCAACTTTCGCAAAGCCGGGCAAAAGCCCACAGCCTCCGTCATGATCCGCGCCGGCTCCGAAGCCGGCCGCAAGTCTGCCCAGTCCATTCGCCATCTCGTCGCCTCGGCCGTGCCCGGTCTCGAAGTCGACGACGTAACGATCCTGGATTCCACTGGCCAACTGCTCGCCTCCGGCGACGATCCGGGCAACAATGCCCTCAATCGCAACCTCGGCATCGTGCAGAATGTCCAGAGCGAGGTCGAGAAGAACATCGACAAGGCGCTTGCTCCCTTCCTCGGCATGGACAATTTCCGCTCCAGTGTCACGGCGCAGCTAAATACGGACACGCAGCAGATCCAATCGACAGTCTACGATCCGGAATCCAAGGTCGAGCGCTCTGTCCGCACCACCAAAGAAGCCCAGAAGTCACAGCAGCAGCAGTCCGACACCGCAGCAACGGTCGAGCAGAACATCCCCCAGGCGGCGCCCGCTGCCGGCGGCGCCAGCCCGCAAAACAGCGACCAGACCGACAAGAAGGACGAGCAGACCAACTACGAGATCAACAGCACGACCACGGCCACCGTCCGCAACAGCTACAAGCTCGAGAAGCTTTCGGTCGCCGTCGTCGTCAACAAGGGTCGCATCGCCAAGATGGTCGGTGAACCCGCCGACCAGGCGAAGATCGACGCGTATATCGCCGACATGCAGAAGATTGTTTCGACTGCTGCCGGACTCGACCCCAAGCGCGGCGATATCATCACCGTCAACGCCATGGACTTCCTCGACACCCAGTTGCTCGACGACACGGCCTCGAGCCCCGGCATCATGGACATGCTGAGCCGCAACATGGCTGGCATCATCAACTCGCTCGCCTTCGTCGTCGTCGCCTTCCTGATCATCATGATGGGCTTCCGTCCTCTGATCCGCTCGGTAACCGGTGGACGCCTGGCCGGTGGCGAAACCGATAGCGCCCTGCCGGATGCGGCAGGCCTCGAACTGCCGGACTTTGCTCCAGGCGGTGCAGGCGCCGGTGGCGCGCTGATGGACGGCTTCGGCTCCGACTTTGGCTTCGACAGCACCGACGACCTGCTGACGATGGGCGACGACGACGGCAACTTCAATCGCCGCGTCAAGGAGGGCCCGGAACGTCGCCTGTCGCGCATGGTGGAAATGAGCGAAGAGCGCGCCGCAAAAATTCTCCGAAAATGGGCAGTCGACGTTGCCGCGTAA
- the visN gene encoding transcriptional regulator VisN has protein sequence MDMNILQASRSEGDVILPTLPAKSMTRDQLILRLMDVAGSPYIHSGLRALTDYIGASHYMLARCDLLQESGLDFVMSSDWPFDLVRRLASDLVGAYVRTTELEKCMLLFQPSFSVLPDDVTLPEGSSRQYCSLTLNVGRTRLSLMLLYRDGFILSPERLREVGLLTAYFASFGHCVEGKGERSFELTDRELECLFWIAEGKTSDEIAMILGISRNTINNYITSVMRKTATKTRSEAIAFAVRNNLV, from the coding sequence ATGGACATGAATATACTTCAGGCCAGCCGCAGCGAAGGTGATGTTATTCTTCCAACGCTTCCCGCCAAGAGCATGACCCGTGACCAGCTTATCCTGCGTCTGATGGACGTTGCAGGTTCCCCCTATATCCATTCGGGCTTGCGCGCCCTGACCGATTATATCGGCGCCTCCCACTATATGCTTGCCCGCTGCGACCTGCTCCAGGAGAGCGGCCTCGATTTCGTCATGTCGTCTGACTGGCCGTTCGATCTTGTCCGGCGGCTGGCATCCGATCTCGTCGGGGCCTACGTGCGGACCACAGAACTCGAGAAGTGCATGCTGCTGTTCCAGCCGAGCTTTTCTGTTTTGCCCGACGACGTGACCTTACCGGAGGGCTCGAGCCGGCAGTACTGCTCGCTGACACTCAATGTCGGCCGCACCCGGCTGTCGCTGATGCTGCTCTATCGCGACGGATTCATCCTGTCGCCCGAGCGTCTTCGTGAAGTCGGGTTGCTGACGGCCTATTTCGCGAGCTTTGGTCATTGCGTCGAGGGCAAGGGCGAGCGCAGTTTCGAATTGACGGACCGGGAGCTGGAATGCCTGTTCTGGATCGCCGAGGGCAAGACCAGCGATGAAATCGCCATGATTCTCGGTATCTCCCGCAACACGATCAACAACTACATAACCAGCGTCATGCGCAAGACCGCAACCAAGACCCGGTCCGAAGCGATCGCGTTTGCGGTCAGAAACAATCTGGTCTGA
- the visR gene encoding transcriptional regulator VisR: MKHAPDRTTVSRELKMTRVHRISSRSDLFPRLVAMQKLIDAQNFAIYRVAGSGLPNRLRLVCELENFGPANPLVAKAILDAYGDDMLEHLEKSLLPLMWNGVDDESTAEAIDFAAFTSRLKSKMLPYAGIAFPVRLGTVGNGIVLFTANFIDVSSDVIVDLHGRSCQIMMDLLSLDERRNSAVESLSEREIACLQLAGDGRISEEIADKLGLSVHTVNAYLGSATIKLDSVNRIQAIAKSIRLGYIS; encoded by the coding sequence ATGAAACACGCGCCGGACAGAACGACCGTATCGCGCGAACTGAAGATGACGCGGGTTCACCGTATCTCCAGCCGTTCCGACCTTTTTCCGCGGCTGGTCGCGATGCAGAAGCTGATCGACGCCCAGAATTTCGCAATTTACCGTGTCGCCGGGTCTGGCCTTCCCAACAGGCTGCGCCTGGTCTGTGAGCTGGAAAACTTCGGTCCGGCCAATCCGTTGGTCGCGAAGGCTATTCTCGACGCTTATGGCGACGACATGCTGGAGCATCTCGAAAAATCGCTGCTGCCGCTCATGTGGAACGGCGTCGACGACGAGAGCACGGCGGAAGCGATCGATTTTGCCGCGTTCACCTCGCGCCTTAAATCCAAGATGTTGCCCTATGCCGGCATTGCCTTTCCCGTCCGGCTGGGAACCGTTGGTAACGGCATTGTTCTGTTCACCGCCAATTTTATCGATGTCAGCAGCGACGTCATCGTCGACCTCCATGGTCGAAGCTGCCAGATCATGATGGATCTGCTGTCACTGGACGAGCGGCGCAACTCGGCGGTGGAATCCCTGAGCGAGCGGGAAATCGCCTGCCTGCAACTGGCTGGAGACGGACGGATCAGCGAAGAAATCGCGGACAAGCTTGGCCTTTCCGTCCATACGGTCAACGCTTATCTCGGCTCGGCGACGATCAAGCTCGACAGCGTCAACCGCATTCAGGCAATCGCGAAGTCCATCCGTCTTGGCTATATCAGCTGA
- a CDS encoding DegQ family serine endoprotease: MSSILQRHRTAALVGAAFILGAASLPLVFNGTAANAAGQSGAVSGIVAANGSFAPIVSADKPAVVTITTTMKADNVSDDSDSSPMDQQFRQFFGGQGMPMPQQAPQGRQGHSQALGSGFIISSDGVIVTNNHVIDKAIDIKVTLDDGTELPAKLLGADPKSDLAVIKIQSPKPLATIAWGDSDKLKLGDQILAIGNPFGIGTTVTAGIVSARGRDLHSGPYDDFIQIDAPINHGNSGGPLVDSNGQVVGINTAIYSPNGGSVGVGFAIPSDEAKTIVAKLEKSGSIDHGYLGVEIQPVTQDIAEAVGLTEAQGALVAQVSDGTPAANAGVKSGDIITGLGGRTVKMPKDLSRFVADLSPGTKESLTVWRDGKSVDLPVTVGGNDKGDEQASVESSDTQQGHKPALGIGLAELTPEVRQSLNLPDSATGVVVESVNPDKAAASAGIQPGDVIVSVNQKPARNAHDIQAEVAQASKAGRKSVLLMIERNGTKSFVAVPFAAA, from the coding sequence ATGTCGTCAATTCTTCAGAGACACCGTACCGCAGCCCTCGTTGGCGCTGCTTTCATCCTTGGCGCGGCCTCGCTGCCGCTGGTTTTCAATGGCACGGCCGCCAATGCTGCAGGCCAATCAGGCGCCGTCAGCGGGATCGTCGCTGCCAATGGCTCGTTTGCGCCGATCGTCAGCGCCGACAAGCCTGCGGTCGTCACCATCACCACGACGATGAAAGCCGACAATGTCAGCGACGACAGCGACAGTTCTCCTATGGACCAGCAGTTCCGCCAGTTCTTCGGTGGCCAGGGCATGCCGATGCCGCAGCAGGCGCCGCAGGGCCGCCAAGGTCACAGCCAGGCCCTCGGTTCCGGCTTCATCATCAGCTCTGACGGCGTGATCGTCACCAACAACCACGTGATCGACAAGGCCATCGACATCAAGGTGACACTCGATGACGGAACGGAACTGCCGGCCAAGCTGCTCGGCGCCGATCCCAAGTCCGACCTCGCCGTCATCAAGATCCAGTCTCCCAAGCCCCTGGCGACAATCGCATGGGGAGATTCCGACAAGCTGAAGCTTGGCGACCAGATTCTCGCCATCGGAAATCCCTTCGGCATCGGCACGACCGTCACCGCCGGCATCGTTTCCGCCCGTGGCCGTGACCTCCATAGCGGCCCCTACGACGATTTCATCCAGATCGATGCGCCGATCAACCACGGCAATTCCGGCGGCCCGCTGGTCGATAGCAACGGCCAGGTGGTGGGTATCAATACGGCCATCTACTCTCCGAACGGCGGCAGCGTCGGCGTCGGCTTCGCCATTCCGTCCGACGAGGCCAAGACCATCGTCGCCAAGCTCGAGAAGAGCGGCTCTATCGACCATGGCTATCTCGGGGTCGAGATCCAGCCGGTCACGCAGGATATCGCCGAAGCCGTCGGTCTGACCGAGGCGCAGGGCGCCCTGGTGGCGCAGGTGAGCGACGGAACACCGGCCGCAAATGCCGGCGTCAAGAGCGGCGACATCATCACCGGCCTTGGCGGCAGGACCGTGAAAATGCCGAAGGACCTGTCGCGCTTCGTGGCCGACCTGTCGCCGGGTACGAAAGAGAGCCTGACCGTGTGGCGCGACGGCAAATCCGTTGATCTACCGGTGACCGTTGGCGGTAACGACAAGGGCGACGAGCAGGCTTCCGTCGAAAGCAGTGACACGCAACAGGGCCATAAGCCTGCGCTCGGCATCGGCCTTGCGGAACTGACACCGGAAGTTCGCCAGTCGCTCAATCTTCCGGACAGCGCCACTGGCGTCGTGGTGGAAAGCGTCAATCCCGACAAGGCTGCGGCGTCTGCCGGCATCCAGCCAGGCGATGTGATCGTCTCCGTCAACCAGAAGCCGGCCCGCAACGCGCATGACATTCAGGCGGAGGTAGCGCAGGCCAGCAAGGCCGGCCGCAAGTCGGTGCTGCTGATGATCGAACGGAACGGTACCAAGAGCTTCGTGGCCGTGCCTTTCGCGGCTGCCTGA
- the flhB gene encoding flagellar biosynthesis protein FlhB, with translation MADEDKDSKTENPTEKKLREATDKGNIPMSREATLFASMLATFIYMIFFLPDRMARMGQVLRDLFENPDQWSLETGSDVMSLFVKIGWEVGNLLLPAVVLFFLFGISSSVAQHLPSPVLERIRPQMSRISPVAGWKRIFSVPGLVEFGKSMMKIVVVGIIMFFVLRSEFFGSIDSMFSDPQTIFVRLGSIIKKILVVVLLATAIVGIIDLFWTRYHWYDQLRMTKQDVKDEFKQSQGDPIVKARQRSIARDRARRRMMKNVSRATLVIANPTHFAVALRYVRSENDAPVVVAKGQDLIALRIREIAEENNIPVFEDPPLARSMFAQVSVDSVIPSVFFKAVAELIHRIYAAKSNNKRVP, from the coding sequence TTGGCCGACGAGGACAAAGACAGCAAGACCGAGAATCCGACCGAGAAAAAACTTCGGGAAGCGACAGACAAGGGCAATATCCCGATGTCGCGGGAGGCAACGCTATTTGCCTCCATGCTTGCCACCTTCATCTACATGATTTTCTTCCTGCCGGATCGGATGGCCCGGATGGGCCAGGTACTTCGCGACCTGTTCGAAAATCCGGACCAATGGAGCTTGGAAACCGGCTCGGACGTGATGTCGCTGTTCGTGAAGATCGGCTGGGAAGTCGGCAACCTGCTGCTGCCAGCGGTCGTGCTGTTCTTCCTGTTCGGCATCAGTTCCTCGGTCGCCCAGCATTTGCCATCACCCGTGCTCGAACGCATCCGGCCGCAGATGTCGCGAATTTCGCCGGTGGCCGGCTGGAAGCGCATCTTCAGCGTCCCCGGACTGGTGGAATTCGGCAAGTCGATGATGAAGATCGTCGTTGTCGGGATCATCATGTTTTTCGTGCTGCGCAGCGAGTTCTTCGGCTCGATCGATTCGATGTTTTCCGATCCGCAGACGATTTTCGTCCGGCTTGGGAGCATCATCAAGAAGATCCTCGTGGTGGTGCTGCTTGCGACCGCGATCGTCGGCATCATCGACCTGTTCTGGACGCGCTACCATTGGTACGACCAGCTGCGCATGACGAAACAGGACGTCAAGGACGAGTTCAAGCAGTCCCAGGGCGACCCAATCGTCAAGGCCCGCCAGAGATCGATCGCCCGCGACAGGGCCCGCCGGCGGATGATGAAAAACGTCTCGCGCGCAACGCTTGTCATTGCCAACCCGACCCACTTCGCCGTAGCGCTGCGCTACGTCAGGTCGGAAAACGATGCGCCGGTCGTAGTCGCCAAAGGCCAGGACCTGATTGCACTCAGAATCAGAGAGATTGCCGAGGAAAACAACATCCCCGTGTTCGAGGATCCGCCGCTAGCGCGCTCCATGTTTGCGCAAGTCTCGGTCGATAGTGTCATCCCGTCAGTATTTTTTAAGGCCGTCGCAGAACTGATTCATCGGATCTATGCGGCGAAATCAAATAATAAGCGGGTACCATAA
- the fliG gene encoding flagellar motor switch protein FliG — MMDFDDFGGAVAEKPLSQAEKAAAVLLAMGKEVAGRLLKYFTQHELQLIISSAQSLRPIPPDELAILVAEFEDLFTEGAGLMDNAKAIESILEEGLTPDEVDSLLGRRTAFQAFETSIWDRLGEGEPAFVGSFLLKEHPQTIAYILSMMPSSFGAKVLMQIPDAQRADIMNRTVNLKDVSPKAAQIIENRVVALLAEIEMERNAGGSAKVAELMNEMEKPQVDTLLSSLETLSQASVDKVRPKIFLFDDLMLMPQRGRVLLLNDISADILTMALRGSSGEMRETVLASISPRQRRMIESDLAAGTNGINPREIAIARRAIAQEAIRLANSGQIQLKEPVVADTEAA, encoded by the coding sequence ATGATGGACTTTGACGATTTCGGCGGCGCTGTAGCCGAGAAACCGTTATCTCAGGCTGAAAAAGCCGCAGCCGTTCTGCTTGCCATGGGCAAGGAGGTCGCGGGGCGTCTGTTGAAATATTTTACCCAGCACGAATTGCAGCTTATCATTTCGTCCGCCCAGTCGCTGCGCCCCATTCCCCCGGACGAACTGGCGATCCTCGTTGCCGAATTCGAAGACCTGTTCACCGAAGGTGCCGGTCTGATGGACAATGCCAAGGCCATCGAGAGCATTCTCGAGGAGGGCCTGACGCCAGACGAGGTTGACAGCCTGCTCGGCCGCCGCACAGCCTTCCAGGCCTTCGAAACGTCGATCTGGGACCGCCTCGGCGAAGGCGAACCGGCTTTTGTCGGCAGCTTCCTCCTAAAGGAACATCCGCAGACCATCGCCTATATCCTCTCGATGATGCCATCCTCGTTCGGCGCCAAGGTGCTGATGCAGATCCCCGACGCCCAGCGCGCCGACATCATGAACCGGACGGTCAACCTCAAGGACGTCAGTCCGAAGGCGGCACAGATCATCGAAAACCGCGTCGTGGCGCTGTTGGCGGAGATCGAGATGGAACGCAACGCAGGCGGCTCTGCCAAGGTTGCGGAACTGATGAACGAAATGGAGAAGCCGCAGGTCGATACGCTGCTGAGCTCGCTCGAAACGTTGAGCCAGGCTTCCGTCGACAAGGTCCGTCCGAAGATCTTCCTGTTCGACGACCTGATGCTGATGCCGCAGCGCGGCCGCGTCCTGCTGCTCAACGACATCTCCGCAGACATCCTGACGATGGCCTTGCGCGGGTCTTCCGGAGAGATGCGCGAGACGGTGCTAGCCTCGATCAGCCCGCGTCAGCGCCGCATGATCGAATCGGACCTTGCTGCCGGTACGAACGGCATCAACCCGCGCGAGATCGCCATCGCCCGCCGCGCAATTGCCCAGGAAGCGATCCGGCTTGCCAATTCCGGCCAGATCCAGCTCAAGGAACCCGTCGTTGCCGACACCGAGGCCGCTTAA